Genomic DNA from Candidatus Bathyarchaeia archaeon:
GAAGATGGGAGAGTCTGCGGATAAGGTATACCAAGCCATCGTGGAGGTTGACGGTGAAATTACGGATGACGACTTGGAGAAAGTTTCGAAGGTTCTAACAGGTTGCTATATAAAACAAGCCACCCCGAGCAGAGTCCTCCATCGTAGAGTTGATAAAGTTCGGGAAAGATACATATATAAGGTTAATGTAAAGAAGATATCGGCTAAGAGTTTTGATTTAACGATACACTGCCAAGGGGGCCTATACGTGAAGGAGCTGGTGGAGGGCGACGAGGGTAGGACAACCCCCAGCGTAGCTACCCTAATAGGTAAGAAGGCCCGGTGTGTGGAGTTAAACGTGTTGGATGTTGGGAGGAGAGGGGCGAGTTGAAGAGGTCGAAAGGTTACCGCTCTAGGACGAGACAACTCTTCAGAAAGGGATGGAGTGCTTGCAGAATGAGTGTAAGCTCCCTACTCAGGGAATATAATATCGGAGATAGGGTCGTCATACAAATAGAGCCATCGAAAGTTAAAGGGCAACCCCACCGACGATACCATGGAAAGGTCGGTGTAATCAGTGAGAAGAGGGGCAGGGCTTATGTGCTCAGCGTGCAAGATGGAGGTAAGGTGAGACAGGTTATCTCTATGCCGGATCACCTTAAACCCCTATAAAGTTGAAGGGGTGTTAAGTTTTGCCTAAGATGATTATCGAGAGTAAACCTGTAACTATAGCTAAAGCGAAGAAGATGTTGGAAGGCCTTAACCGTGAGTTAAACCAGTTTCAGAGAAGAACCTTGGATTATGCAATACTATTTTCAAAGATCGATCCCGATGATGCTGAGAGGCTTGCGGAGCAGCTCACAGCGCAGTTAGGCGTAAGCCTTAGTGAGGCTGTCCAGATTGTGAATTCGATGCCTGAGACCTTGGAGGAGTTGAGAGTCTTCATTCCTCGCCATAAAGTGATAGAGACAGCCAAACTAAAAGATGCATTGGCACTTATAGATAAGTATAGGAAGTAGCGTGTCCACGCTACGACGAAGGCGATCTCCATTTTTCTAAGCGCGATAGCACGGAAGTAGGTAAGGATCCAACATAGTCTAAAATAGTCTCCTGAGGTGCAATTTGCACACATGGAAAGAGAGAAGAGACACTATGAAGAGTACGGCTATGTGTTGGACTTCCTCCCTAGGGGCAGAGCAGTTTCAGGGGGAAGATACATAGCGGAGCCTATCATCCAGATAATTGGAGAAGAGTTTTTTACACTACTTGAGGCTGCTGCACGGCCAAACATTGTGGTAAACCTACACGAAAGGATTTACATTGGCAAAGAGAAGAGGGATAAGGTCAGTCATATAATAGGGAGGATACCATTTGAAGAGTTGACCCCGACTGCAAAGGGTGAACTCCCCTATGTGGTGGAGGAGATTGTTAAAAAAGGCGAAGCTAGATTTGTAGAATTCTTTAACAAAGCCCAGTCTATAACCCCGCGGATGCATGCTTTCGAGTTGCTTCCCGGCATTGGGAAGAAGTATATGTGGCAGATTGTGAATGAGAGGGAAAAAAGGCCCTTCGAGAGCTTCAATGATATCCAGAATAGAACAGGCCTCCCAGACCCTATGAAAGTGGTTGCTAAAAGGATACTGGACGAGCTGATGGCTGATCAGAAGTATAAACTCTTTTGTAGGTGAACCATGAGAGGCGTTATTTACGGTTAGACTTCTGGTATTGCCATGGACTTGGAGCACCTTAAGAGGCTCCTAAGAGAGCAGAATATACGGCTCAGGAGAGACCTTAGCCAGAACTTCATGGTAGACGATCAGGCGCTTCGAAGGGTTGTGGAGTATGCGAACATAACGGGGAATGATGTGGTTCTTGAGATTGGCGGAGGCTTGGGGTTTTTGACGAAACTTCTGGCGACTAGAGCTAGGAGAGTGATTACGATTGAGAAGGACCCTAGGCTTGCCGCAGTTTTGAGGAAAATGTTTGAGGATGAAGAGAGAGTGGAAATATTGGAAGGTGACTTTCTAAAAATGGGCGTCCCAAAGTACAATAAGGTGGCGTCTAATCCCCCCTACGCTTCAATATCGAAGATAATCTTCAAGCTTCTAGGAGAGAGGTTCGATTGTGGGGTATTAACGCTCCAGAAAGAGTTCGCGGAGAGGATGGCTGCATGCCCTGGTCATAGAAACTATGGTAGGTTAACTGTGATGAGTTATGTGAAGGCGGAAGTCGAGCTGTTAGAGGCTCTTCCCCCCTCAGCATTTTATCCACCTCCTGAGGTGGCCTCGACCATAACCAGGATCCAGCCCAGAAGAG
This window encodes:
- a CDS encoding 50S ribosomal protein L21e encodes the protein MKRSKGYRSRTRQLFRKGWSACRMSVSSLLREYNIGDRVVIQIEPSKVKGQPHRRYHGKVGVISEKRGRAYVLSVQDGGKVRQVISMPDHLKPL
- a CDS encoding DUF655 domain-containing protein, coding for MEREKRHYEEYGYVLDFLPRGRAVSGGRYIAEPIIQIIGEEFFTLLEAAARPNIVVNLHERIYIGKEKRDKVSHIIGRIPFEELTPTAKGELPYVVEEIVKKGEARFVEFFNKAQSITPRMHAFELLPGIGKKYMWQIVNEREKRPFESFNDIQNRTGLPDPMKVVAKRILDELMADQKYKLFCR
- the rsmA gene encoding 16S rRNA (adenine(1518)-N(6)/adenine(1519)-N(6))-dimethyltransferase RsmA; the protein is MDLEHLKRLLREQNIRLRRDLSQNFMVDDQALRRVVEYANITGNDVVLEIGGGLGFLTKLLATRARRVITIEKDPRLAAVLRKMFEDEERVEILEGDFLKMGVPKYNKVASNPPYASISKIIFKLLGERFDCGVLTLQKEFAERMAACPGHRNYGRLTVMSYVKAEVELLEALPPSAFYPPPEVASTITRIQPRRELPFKVADWKLFEEVVRTLFTQRNRTVKKALKILLRSMHLPKLEAASLPAHLLDRRVFTLTPEEFGVLADAIYGAATHSRV